The Vibrio nitrifigilis genome window below encodes:
- a CDS encoding glycosyltransferase family 9 protein, with amino-acid sequence MYKLNLDSFLTFKTVLRRFDKQRKKTMLSLLSKMTSYFFAQPSHAMLIKPAAVKSVVVVRNNSRLGNTVFLIPFLKQLREILPEANITLVSKNEWQQDLLQDCGVDNFYFTHLKFRSAFRSLRQLLSLKKQSFDLCLMPCGSAQDAFTCAFIRSVNKVSFKHRHYQFGFTHTYPKSTLYRHAALQPLSLLAQMWSIPLCPLDHHLGLNDNELELGLSVRAAIVDKSSLCIAFFRGARGEKRLSDEQWLTIIERCNRTSAHPITWVEILGPEISQPLEGDICHCRSTDLRELSAFFYHVDGFISCDTGPLHLADSAGATCIGLYSHTDPATYGLLGSRGLTVSDIAAFDPKLVLNHIVRVKQDTTQSQTVSSFSEPIASEKDLNPLNTTTSPPIKASISSMPW; translated from the coding sequence ATGTATAAATTAAACCTCGACTCATTTTTGACTTTTAAAACCGTGTTACGTCGCTTTGATAAGCAACGAAAAAAGACGATGCTATCGCTATTAAGTAAGATGACGAGCTATTTTTTTGCTCAACCTTCTCACGCCATGTTGATCAAACCTGCTGCAGTAAAAAGCGTCGTTGTGGTCAGAAACAATAGCCGTTTGGGAAATACTGTTTTTTTGATTCCATTTCTCAAACAACTCAGAGAAATATTGCCAGAGGCGAACATTACTTTAGTAAGCAAAAATGAGTGGCAACAGGATCTGCTTCAAGACTGTGGAGTGGATAATTTTTACTTTACTCATCTTAAATTTCGTAGTGCATTCAGATCTCTACGCCAACTATTGAGTTTAAAAAAACAAAGTTTTGATTTGTGCTTGATGCCATGTGGATCTGCGCAAGATGCATTCACATGTGCGTTTATCCGTTCTGTAAATAAAGTCTCCTTTAAACACCGCCATTATCAATTCGGTTTTACGCACACGTATCCCAAAAGTACTCTGTATCGTCACGCAGCCTTGCAACCATTGAGTTTATTAGCTCAAATGTGGTCTATCCCTCTTTGCCCACTAGATCACCACCTTGGCTTAAATGATAATGAACTAGAACTGGGGTTATCCGTTCGCGCTGCAATTGTCGATAAATCATCACTTTGTATCGCGTTTTTTCGCGGCGCTAGAGGAGAAAAACGTCTAAGTGATGAGCAATGGCTAACCATCATTGAACGCTGCAATCGCACTTCTGCTCACCCGATCACATGGGTCGAAATACTTGGCCCTGAAATTAGTCAGCCATTAGAAGGCGATATCTGTCACTGTCGTTCAACCGATCTTCGAGAACTCAGTGCATTTTTTTATCATGTCGACGGTTTTATCAGTTGCGATACTGGGCCTTTGCATCTTGCGGATAGCGCTGGCGCAACCTGTATCGGGCTCTATTCACATACAGATCCTGCCACCTATGGTCTACTCGGTTCTCGCGGTTTAACTGTTTCAGATATCGCAGCGTTCGATCCTAAATTGGTCTTAAATCATATTGTGCGAGTGAAACAAGACACCACTCAATCACAAACCGTTTCCTCTTTTTCCGAGCCGATTGCGAGCGAAAAAGATCTGAATCCGCTCAACACGACCACGTCGCCCCCAATTAAAGCTTCTATTTCATCTATGCCATGGTGA
- a CDS encoding diacylglycerol kinase: MKPGNTGIKRVVKAAYFSYLGIKAAWVHEAAFRQESLAFVVCTIIALMTNESVTYKILMVGVMVLVLIVELLNSAVEAAIDRIGPEHHELSGRAKDLGSAAVLISILFAMGVWGAILLA; this comes from the coding sequence ATGAAACCAGGAAATACAGGGATTAAACGAGTCGTAAAAGCGGCGTATTTTTCTTATTTAGGAATAAAAGCTGCTTGGGTACATGAAGCGGCATTTCGTCAGGAGTCTCTGGCGTTTGTGGTGTGCACTATTATTGCGTTGATGACGAATGAATCAGTGACGTATAAGATCTTGATGGTTGGTGTTATGGTCTTGGTGTTGATCGTTGAATTACTGAACTCAGCAGTTGAAGCGGCTATCGATAGAATAGGACCTGAGCATCATGAGTTAAGCGGTCGTGCGAAAGATTTAGGTTCAGCTGCGGTGTTGATATCCATTTTATTCGCGATGGGTGTTTGGGGAGCGATTTTACTGGCGTAA
- a CDS encoding OmpA family protein encodes MKKWAMLLIATVTLAGCEATQRQNATTGENETNSTTKGAVVGAVVGALTGLATGGNATERRQHALIGATGGAAVGAGVGYYFDRQEAQLRKSLLDSGVQVQRVNDSQIKLVMQNGIGFNSDSYHLDSSIYKSLNGVAKVLVEYPKTRLRINGYTDSTGSQSYNQSLSERRANSVREYLINQNVSPQRIGIYGHGENAPLCSNATAQGRKCNRRVEIQITPNQ; translated from the coding sequence ATGAAAAAATGGGCAATGTTGTTAATTGCAACAGTCACACTTGCTGGTTGTGAAGCCACCCAGCGGCAGAATGCAACAACAGGTGAAAATGAGACAAACTCTACCACTAAAGGTGCCGTGGTTGGCGCTGTTGTGGGTGCATTAACAGGCTTAGCAACGGGCGGTAATGCGACGGAACGTCGTCAGCACGCGTTAATCGGTGCAACTGGTGGTGCTGCAGTTGGCGCTGGCGTCGGTTACTACTTTGATCGTCAAGAAGCCCAATTGCGCAAATCTTTACTTGATTCAGGTGTTCAAGTTCAACGTGTCAACGATAGCCAGATTAAATTGGTCATGCAAAATGGTATTGGCTTTAATAGTGACTCTTACCACTTAGATTCAAGTATTTATAAATCATTGAACGGTGTAGCTAAAGTGTTAGTGGAGTATCCGAAAACCCGCTTGCGAATTAATGGTTATACCGATAGCACTGGCAGCCAATCTTATAACCAATCTTTATCTGAGCGTCGTGCAAATTCGGTCCGTGAATACCTGATTAATCAAAATGTTTCGCCTCAGCGTATCGGTATTTATGGTCATGGTGAGAATGCACCGTTATGCAGTAATGCTACAGCTCAAGGGCGAAAGTGTAATCGTCGAGTTGAAATTCAAATCACGCCAAATCAATAA
- a CDS encoding BCCT family transporter produces MSSDNNDNGGIPEPSGKANPIDTDYTVGQDNVVVSVGPFGLDIHNRVFAISGLAIVIFVFATLIFREQVEPIFTSLKGWLVTHLDWFFLLSGNIFVIVCLGLIVSPLGSVRIGGTDATPDYSYSGWLAMLFAAGMGIGLVFFGVSEPMSHFSTALAGTTVENGVRTDWAPLGGALGDTKAAEALGMAATIYHWALHPWAIYALLALGLAIFSFNKGLPLTMRSVFYPLFGERVWGWTGHIIDILAVVATVFGLATSLGYGASQAATGLNFLFDIPLTDTTKIVLIICITAMALTSVLAGLDSGVKLLSEVNMLLAAVLLMFIVIVGPTWDILSGFVNNIVNYVEYIPALSMPFERQDVNYSQGWTAFYWAWWISWSPFVGMFIARVSRGRTVREFITCVLIVPSIVCVFWMTAFGGTAISQYVNDGYDAVKNAELSLKLFSMLEVMPWHAITSFVGIVLVVVFFITSSDSGSLVIDTIAAGGKVDAPTPQRVFWCTFEGLVAIALMLGGGLTAAQSMAVATGFPFTIVLLVATVSLIKGLMSEPRANKP; encoded by the coding sequence ATGAGTAGTGATAATAACGATAATGGTGGCATCCCAGAACCAAGTGGGAAAGCAAACCCTATCGATACCGATTACACCGTGGGACAAGATAATGTGGTGGTGTCTGTTGGCCCCTTTGGGCTTGATATTCATAACCGCGTCTTTGCTATTTCAGGACTTGCTATCGTTATTTTCGTGTTTGCCACATTGATATTTCGCGAGCAAGTCGAACCTATTTTTACATCACTAAAAGGTTGGTTAGTCACTCACTTAGATTGGTTCTTCCTTTTATCGGGTAACATTTTTGTCATTGTCTGTTTAGGCCTGATTGTCTCGCCGCTCGGAAGCGTCCGCATTGGTGGCACCGATGCTACTCCTGATTATTCCTATTCAGGTTGGCTAGCCATGCTGTTTGCTGCAGGGATGGGGATTGGATTGGTGTTCTTTGGTGTGTCTGAACCCATGTCTCACTTTAGCACTGCCTTAGCCGGAACAACGGTAGAAAATGGCGTCCGAACCGATTGGGCTCCTTTAGGTGGAGCATTGGGCGACACCAAAGCAGCGGAAGCATTAGGCATGGCTGCAACCATCTACCATTGGGCATTACACCCGTGGGCAATCTATGCATTATTAGCGTTAGGCTTGGCAATATTCTCCTTTAACAAAGGGCTGCCACTTACGATGCGTTCGGTTTTCTACCCGCTGTTTGGTGAAAGGGTTTGGGGCTGGACTGGTCACATTATTGATATTTTAGCCGTAGTCGCGACCGTATTTGGGCTCGCAACTTCACTGGGTTATGGCGCCTCGCAAGCGGCGACTGGATTGAACTTCTTATTTGATATCCCATTAACCGATACCACCAAAATAGTACTTATCATTTGTATCACCGCCATGGCCCTCACCTCAGTATTAGCGGGCTTAGACAGTGGGGTCAAACTGCTGTCTGAAGTTAACATGCTCTTGGCTGCAGTGTTGCTGATGTTTATTGTCATTGTCGGCCCGACCTGGGACATTTTAAGTGGCTTTGTTAACAATATCGTTAACTATGTTGAATATATTCCTGCACTATCGATGCCATTTGAGCGTCAAGACGTTAACTATTCGCAAGGGTGGACGGCCTTCTATTGGGCATGGTGGATTTCATGGTCACCATTTGTGGGCATGTTTATCGCTCGAGTTTCCCGTGGCCGTACTGTCCGTGAGTTTATTACTTGCGTATTGATCGTCCCATCCATTGTGTGTGTGTTCTGGATGACTGCATTTGGTGGTACAGCAATTAGCCAGTATGTCAATGATGGCTATGATGCGGTCAAAAACGCAGAGCTATCATTGAAACTGTTCTCAATGCTAGAGGTCATGCCTTGGCATGCCATCACATCTTTTGTCGGTATTGTTTTGGTAGTGGTGTTCTTTATCACCTCTTCAGACTCAGGGTCTTTGGTTATCGATACGATTGCTGCAGGTGGTAAAGTGGATGCGCCAACTCCACAACGAGTTTTCTGGTGTACGTTTGAAGGTTTGGTCGCCATTGCCTTAATGCTCGGAGGGGGGCTAACAGCTGCTCAATCGATGGCTGTTGCCACTGGTTTTCCATTTACGATTGTATTGTTGGTCGCCACCGTGTCACTCATTAAAGGTCTAATGAGTGAACCTAGAGCCAATAAACCATAG
- a CDS encoding EAL domain-containing protein — protein MTTRYQSRRLFKARMATYFVYIVLVALSTILAYQVMRKDIERQVKHNISNIIQHIDSVLEHVDEAARYIGHYSNVPCSGVQRMMTIRTLSIPSGLSMEVKWKDGYCNTIDGFSTFPIHPQNTASLFVDKGFISTKALYYRIGDTTAELNIYYVLDQLQIQPDYVHFHLVADGLELPASDLGQEGIVDGISVRSSSYSYAIHTDYQWTLMISTIATELLLTLLFSILVPALICYQFYKFISQPKYLARELRHAIKLGQLKAYVQPVVTHDGKLKGGEVLVRWHHPKKGVIGPYEFIDLLEKAQLASGLCHSLFSQVSEQLKGCLEHIANPLHLSFNLCGQQLLNRRIVDDALSFYREVHNPNIKLILELTEREQIFEDERVRDIYNDLYRAGVRFSIDDFGTGHSSLIYLQMFKISYIKIDKQFIDLIGKDTTSNNIVNNLLDLSRRLEIPTIAEGIENQQQKEYLEKNGVDYYQGYLFSKPIVLNEFIQQWLLNSDKKFVSEP, from the coding sequence ATGACAACACGATATCAATCTAGACGACTATTTAAAGCACGAATGGCGACTTACTTCGTGTATATAGTATTGGTCGCACTGTCTACTATCTTAGCCTATCAGGTGATGAGAAAAGATATTGAACGCCAAGTTAAACATAATATCAGTAATATTATTCAGCACATTGATTCCGTATTAGAACACGTAGATGAAGCCGCTCGTTATATCGGCCATTATTCGAACGTTCCCTGTTCTGGTGTACAAAGAATGATGACGATTAGAACGTTAAGCATTCCTAGTGGACTTTCGATGGAAGTAAAATGGAAAGATGGCTATTGCAACACTATTGATGGATTCAGCACGTTTCCTATCCACCCACAAAATACCGCGTCTTTGTTTGTCGATAAAGGCTTTATATCGACCAAAGCGCTCTATTATCGCATTGGAGATACGACTGCCGAACTCAATATCTATTACGTGTTAGACCAGCTCCAAATTCAACCAGACTATGTTCATTTTCATCTCGTAGCCGATGGGTTGGAATTACCTGCGAGTGATTTGGGGCAGGAAGGTATTGTTGATGGGATTAGTGTCAGATCCTCTTCTTATTCCTATGCCATCCATACCGATTATCAATGGACATTAATGATTTCGACTATAGCAACTGAGCTACTGCTAACGCTGCTGTTTTCAATCCTTGTGCCAGCCTTGATCTGTTATCAATTTTATAAATTTATTAGTCAGCCCAAATATCTGGCAAGAGAGTTACGCCATGCGATCAAACTAGGGCAACTCAAAGCCTATGTTCAACCTGTTGTGACTCATGATGGTAAGTTGAAAGGGGGCGAGGTGTTAGTTCGGTGGCATCATCCTAAAAAGGGGGTGATTGGCCCGTACGAATTTATTGATTTGCTGGAAAAAGCCCAATTAGCCTCAGGGTTATGTCATTCGTTATTTTCACAAGTGAGTGAACAGCTTAAAGGTTGTCTTGAACATATTGCGAATCCTTTGCATTTGTCATTTAACTTGTGTGGTCAGCAATTATTAAATCGCCGTATTGTTGATGACGCCCTGAGTTTTTATCGTGAGGTGCATAACCCTAACATTAAGCTTATTTTAGAGCTGACTGAGCGTGAACAGATTTTTGAAGATGAAAGAGTTAGAGATATCTATAACGATTTATACCGAGCGGGAGTTCGTTTTTCGATTGATGACTTTGGTACAGGTCACTCTAGTTTGATTTATTTGCAAATGTTTAAAATCAGTTATATCAAAATTGATAAACAATTTATCGATTTAATCGGCAAAGATACAACGTCAAATAATATCGTTAACAACTTGCTCGATTTATCTCGACGTTTAGAAATTCCCACCATTGCTGAGGGTATCGAGAACCAACAACAGAAAGAATACTTAGAAAAAAATGGCGTGGATTATTATCAGGGCTATTTGTTCAGTAAACCCATTGTCTTGAATGAATTTATTCAACAGTGGCTGTTAAACAGTGATAAAAAGTTTGTCTCTGAGCCTTAG
- a CDS encoding PAS domain S-box protein, producing MEGISATQFKSAGSFYSRYRLALIVFLVGIIATIVVNQLIMSSNQNHIKESVDEKFDQLYASVSERFSLYRYGLMEARTAILSGGGVDVTRAEINQFGTTLNLDEFFPGARGFGFIRRVPRNEVKAFLAKAKSDGKPNFKINQYAPNFGDSYIVQYMEPEFYEVNAEAIGFDIASEPKRRKTANKALIEGKTQITPPIRLITNPGGQIDSLLILLPLYKGGVIPLNKEQRLEKGFGWISAPLNLSNVLKDIIPHPEKLIFSITDVTEAPDAEPFYSNSKGKGDYRQEKELDIMGRNWRLELSVTPAYISSLHLHSPAATLSIGLAMSILLALVVGMFTTQRANRSRLIHEQTKLHAIVESSADGIIGKTLEGRIISWNAGAEKIFGYKREEAIGRLLKELVIPERLQYEEDDILSRITNGETIAAFESIRHRKDGAEFPVSATVSPILNFKGEVVGAAKTVRDISMQKAAENKIRELNANLEQQVAQRTAELEELNVLLSNVLSAAYEYAIVATDTTGLIKLFNHGAELMLGLKAEDVVDKEYPVIFHDIEEVKERGEELSRIHGRPIEGIDVFLTKAKENRSESSEWTYIDSDGHRFPINLVVSAMRDNQGDIVGYLGIAADITEQKKAEQALKDAKESADAANQAKSMFLANMSHEIRTPMNAVLGMLQLLLKTSLSQKQYDFASKAKMAATSLLSLLNDILDYSKIESGKLELDPHPFNFNGLMEHLAVVMSGNLRDKSIELLFDLDETVPYHLIGDELRLQQVLLNLISNAIKFTDVGEVVVNTRLHAYQNGQATIRIGIRDSGIGISPEQQQKIFEGFTQAEASITRRYGGTGLGLVICRRLLDLMGADLKLESRLGEGSEFYFTVTLPVNNNIHWQPELFENAPKILVVDDNEVARMMAADTLVRLCARVESVTSGKEAFDAIKRAVQKNDPFACVLLDWLMPDLNGVDVAKHIHAFMEPHPPKIILISAASQGDLPVVEEGTPFNLVLAKPVTPHQLFTSVLDVLENRALASADIESEEQAEPLPLSGLNILLVEDNTFNQEVATELLESAGAQVYLAGDGKKGIDILFANHCHFDLVLMDMQMPNMDGLTATRKIREHEEYQQLPIVAMTANVSPEDREACFNAGMNDHLGKPLDFTTVIHVIEKNIGLQRDGVTKAPQGMSSIDAVIQRFGGNEALYRSILNRFMESFDELVVELQEQIEHRQWQHVMASIHTIKGSAGTAGLDKLYRFIIDIEKQAKQLDLDQNGRSLFNVDFADSLLKMAQDEHSMLAALLGDEQEQRHTHEEEPLDVALLLDELENNLAMNNMNALSLVDTLSQQYPNNKHISALHKAVDDLDFVQAQAYIGPVRESL from the coding sequence ATGGAAGGCATCTCTGCAACTCAGTTTAAGTCAGCTGGTTCATTCTATTCCCGGTATCGTTTGGCATTGATCGTCTTTCTGGTAGGAATAATCGCTACTATTGTTGTTAATCAACTAATTATGTCTTCTAATCAAAACCACATTAAAGAATCGGTTGATGAGAAATTTGATCAGTTATATGCATCAGTCTCTGAACGCTTTAGCTTGTATCGCTATGGTTTGATGGAAGCACGCACTGCTATTTTGTCTGGTGGTGGTGTGGATGTAACGCGTGCAGAAATAAATCAGTTTGGTACCACATTAAACCTTGATGAATTTTTCCCTGGAGCGAGGGGGTTTGGTTTTATTCGACGAGTACCTCGCAATGAGGTAAAAGCATTTCTAGCGAAAGCAAAATCAGACGGTAAACCCAATTTCAAAATCAATCAATATGCTCCTAATTTTGGTGATTCGTATATTGTGCAATATATGGAACCTGAGTTTTATGAGGTGAATGCTGAAGCAATTGGTTTTGATATTGCGTCGGAGCCCAAACGGCGTAAAACGGCCAATAAAGCACTGATCGAAGGGAAAACGCAAATCACACCGCCGATCCGTCTTATTACTAACCCAGGTGGGCAAATTGATTCTCTACTCATTCTACTGCCACTTTATAAAGGTGGGGTGATTCCATTAAACAAAGAGCAGCGTTTAGAGAAAGGGTTTGGTTGGATTAGCGCGCCATTGAACTTGTCTAACGTGTTGAAAGATATCATCCCCCATCCAGAAAAGTTGATATTTTCGATTACTGACGTTACTGAGGCGCCCGATGCCGAGCCTTTTTACAGTAATAGTAAGGGGAAAGGCGATTATCGTCAGGAGAAAGAGTTAGACATAATGGGCAGAAACTGGCGTTTGGAGTTGTCGGTTACACCCGCCTATATTTCCAGCTTACACCTTCACTCTCCTGCCGCGACTTTAAGTATCGGGTTGGCAATGAGTATTCTCTTAGCATTAGTCGTTGGCATGTTCACCACTCAGCGAGCTAATCGTTCTCGTCTTATCCATGAGCAAACAAAATTACATGCCATCGTAGAAAGCTCAGCCGATGGCATTATTGGCAAAACATTGGAGGGGAGAATTATTAGCTGGAACGCAGGAGCAGAAAAGATATTTGGTTATAAGCGAGAAGAGGCCATAGGGAGACTGCTAAAAGAGTTAGTGATACCTGAACGGTTGCAATATGAAGAAGATGATATTTTAAGTCGGATCACTAACGGTGAAACCATCGCTGCTTTTGAAAGTATTCGACATCGTAAGGATGGCGCTGAATTTCCTGTTTCTGCCACGGTATCTCCAATTTTGAACTTTAAGGGGGAAGTCGTTGGTGCCGCAAAAACCGTGCGTGATATCTCAATGCAAAAGGCGGCTGAAAACAAAATTCGCGAGCTCAATGCCAACCTAGAACAGCAAGTTGCCCAACGCACCGCAGAGTTAGAAGAGCTCAATGTCTTACTGTCTAATGTTCTTTCTGCCGCCTACGAATACGCGATTGTGGCTACTGATACGACCGGTCTGATTAAGCTTTTTAATCATGGTGCAGAGTTGATGTTGGGGCTGAAAGCGGAAGATGTTGTGGATAAGGAATACCCGGTCATCTTCCATGATATAGAAGAGGTGAAAGAACGAGGTGAGGAATTATCTCGTATTCATGGTCGTCCGATTGAAGGTATCGATGTCTTTTTAACCAAGGCAAAAGAGAATCGCTCGGAATCCTCGGAATGGACCTACATTGACTCAGATGGGCACCGGTTCCCGATTAATTTGGTTGTCAGTGCTATGCGTGATAATCAAGGAGATATTGTCGGTTATTTGGGGATTGCTGCTGATATTACTGAGCAGAAGAAAGCCGAACAGGCATTAAAGGATGCGAAGGAGTCTGCAGATGCGGCGAACCAAGCAAAATCCATGTTTTTGGCCAATATGAGCCATGAAATTCGCACCCCGATGAATGCGGTTTTGGGCATGCTGCAACTCTTACTCAAAACGTCATTGAGTCAAAAACAGTATGATTTTGCGTCAAAAGCAAAAATGGCTGCCACCTCTTTGCTTAGTCTACTTAACGATATTCTTGACTATTCCAAAATTGAATCTGGCAAACTTGAGTTAGACCCGCATCCCTTTAATTTTAACGGATTAATGGAACATTTGGCTGTGGTGATGTCTGGAAATTTACGAGACAAATCCATTGAACTTTTGTTCGATTTAGATGAAACCGTACCGTATCACCTCATTGGAGATGAATTACGATTACAACAGGTTTTGCTCAATTTAATTAGTAATGCGATTAAATTTACGGACGTGGGTGAAGTTGTTGTTAACACGCGGTTACACGCCTACCAAAATGGTCAAGCAACGATTCGAATTGGGATTCGTGATAGTGGTATTGGTATTAGCCCTGAACAGCAACAGAAAATTTTTGAAGGGTTTACGCAAGCAGAAGCGTCAATCACTCGGCGTTATGGCGGTACAGGCCTTGGCCTGGTTATTTGTCGGCGCTTATTAGATCTAATGGGAGCAGACTTAAAATTAGAAAGTCGTTTGGGTGAGGGGAGTGAGTTCTACTTTACCGTGACACTTCCTGTTAATAACAACATACATTGGCAACCTGAGTTGTTTGAAAATGCACCGAAGATTTTGGTCGTCGATGATAATGAGGTCGCCAGAATGATGGCAGCGGATACGCTGGTTCGGCTATGCGCGAGGGTGGAGTCTGTCACGTCGGGTAAAGAGGCGTTTGATGCGATTAAGCGTGCGGTACAGAAAAACGATCCTTTTGCGTGTGTGTTGCTGGATTGGTTAATGCCTGATTTGAATGGTGTTGATGTTGCTAAACATATTCACGCTTTTATGGAGCCTCACCCACCAAAGATTATATTGATTAGTGCAGCGAGTCAGGGGGATTTGCCTGTTGTAGAAGAAGGGACCCCATTTAACCTAGTGTTGGCAAAACCGGTAACGCCACATCAGCTGTTTACTAGCGTGCTTGATGTCTTAGAAAATCGCGCTCTTGCAAGTGCGGATATAGAATCTGAAGAGCAAGCTGAGCCATTGCCGTTATCCGGATTGAACATCTTATTGGTGGAAGACAATACCTTTAATCAAGAAGTTGCGACTGAATTACTCGAAAGTGCTGGTGCACAAGTGTATTTGGCAGGGGATGGTAAAAAAGGCATCGATATATTATTTGCCAATCACTGTCACTTTGATTTGGTGCTGATGGACATGCAAATGCCCAATATGGATGGATTAACGGCAACCCGAAAAATTCGCGAACATGAGGAATATCAGCAATTGCCTATAGTGGCGATGACCGCGAATGTGAGTCCGGAAGATCGTGAAGCTTGTTTCAACGCAGGTATGAATGATCATTTGGGTAAACCACTTGATTTCACCACAGTGATTCATGTTATTGAAAAAAATATTGGCCTGCAGAGAGACGGAGTGACAAAAGCGCCTCAAGGTATGAGTTCAATTGATGCAGTGATCCAGAGATTTGGTGGAAATGAAGCGCTGTATCGCTCTATTTTAAACCGATTTATGGAATCATTTGATGAGTTGGTGGTTGAGTTACAAGAGCAGATAGAGCATCGCCAATGGCAGCATGTGATGGCGAGTATACATACGATAAAAGGTTCGGCGGGAACCGCAGGATTAGACAAACTGTACCGATTTATCATCGATATAGAAAAGCAAGCGAAACAGTTAGATTTAGACCAGAACGGGAGGTCACTTTTCAACGTGGATTTTGCGGATTCTCTCCTCAAAATGGCACAGGATGAACATTCGATGTTGGCGGCATTACTTGGTGATGAACAAGAACAACGACACACTCATGAAGAAGAACCGTTGGATGTGGCCCTATTATTGGATGAATTAGAAAATAATTTAGCAATGAACAATATGAATGCTCTATCTTTAGTTGATACGCTCAGTCAGCAGTACCCGAATAATAAGCATATCAGTGCGCTACACAAGGCGGTTGATGATTTAGATTTTGTGCAAGCACAGGCTTATATTGGGCCGGTAAGGGAGAGTTTATGA
- a CDS encoding diguanylate cyclase domain-containing protein — translation MKRLEFLEQFRHDKRRPVLLIVDDQPINIRALNEIFKDEFDVVMATSGGQAIEQARAQQPDIILLDIVMPEMDGYEVCRLLNQDPLTLDIPIIFVTAETEDNVEAHGFEVGAVDFITKPFNPLIVRARVMTHLTLKLQMDIMRDMVLIDGLTGLANRRRFDQALKGDWNLCQREHKPLALLMVDVDYFKRYNDTYGHIAGDECLKLVGKALQSSVRRTSDICCRYGGEEFCCLLPFTDEEGATICANNILQAVRDLNIEHESSDAAKVVTVSIGQAFVVPSAAITAEQLLLYADQALYVSKQHGRNRTSIFCETETKDN, via the coding sequence ATGAAACGTCTCGAGTTTCTCGAACAATTTAGGCACGATAAGCGCAGACCGGTTTTGTTGATCGTTGATGATCAGCCCATCAACATTAGAGCGCTAAACGAAATATTTAAAGATGAGTTCGATGTGGTTATGGCCACCAGTGGCGGACAAGCCATTGAGCAAGCAAGGGCGCAGCAACCAGATATTATCTTACTCGATATCGTAATGCCTGAAATGGACGGCTATGAGGTCTGTCGGTTACTCAATCAAGATCCATTAACTCTGGATATTCCAATTATATTTGTGACGGCCGAAACGGAAGATAACGTCGAGGCTCATGGCTTTGAAGTGGGGGCGGTGGATTTCATTACCAAACCTTTTAACCCACTGATTGTGCGAGCTCGAGTCATGACCCACCTGACGCTTAAGCTGCAAATGGACATCATGCGAGATATGGTATTGATTGATGGCCTAACGGGCTTAGCCAATCGGCGCCGTTTCGATCAGGCATTAAAAGGTGATTGGAACCTATGTCAAAGAGAGCATAAGCCGCTTGCTTTGCTGATGGTGGATGTTGATTATTTCAAACGTTATAACGATACCTATGGGCATATTGCTGGGGACGAATGTCTGAAATTGGTAGGAAAAGCGTTGCAGTCATCAGTGCGTCGCACGTCAGATATTTGTTGTCGTTACGGCGGCGAAGAATTTTGCTGCCTATTGCCATTTACTGATGAAGAAGGGGCAACTATCTGCGCGAATAATATTTTACAAGCAGTCCGAGATTTGAATATTGAACATGAATCTTCCGACGCAGCCAAGGTGGTTACAGTGAGTATCGGACAAGCGTTTGTCGTGCCTAGTGCTGCCATAACCGCAGAACAATTACTCTTGTATGCCGATCAAGCACTATACGTCAGTAAGCAACATGGTCGTAATCGCACGTCGATATTTTGTGAAACGGAAACGAAAGATAATTAA